From Budorcas taxicolor isolate Tak-1 chromosome 19, Takin1.1, whole genome shotgun sequence, the proteins below share one genomic window:
- the ST6GALNAC2 gene encoding alpha-N-acetylgalactosaminide alpha-2,6-sialyltransferase 2 isoform X2, giving the protein MGLQRGRLFWPLLLLAAACSGILVALYSAVELHLGPRTGARNTTSSSRAFFGPKASNSRTRKNLLCQHALSLAVQRHPRFQNLFNLSTPVLLSGDLFSQQLWDSLSQHKAPYGWQGLSHQAITSTLSLLNGSESARLFAVSRELLPGCIRCAVVGNGGILNGSRQGQNIDAHDYVFRLNGAVIKGFENDVGTKISFYGFTVNTMKNSLISYSNVGFTSVPQGQHLRYIFIPSDIRDYMMLRSAILGVPVPEGTDKGDRPQTYFGPDSSASKFKLLHPDFISYLRERFLKSKLINTKFGDLYMPSTGALMLLTALHTCDQVSAYGFITSNYQKFSDHYFDRMKKPLIFYANHDLSLEATLWRDLHKAGILWLYQR; this is encoded by the exons ATGGGGCTCCAGCGTGGCCGGCTCTTCTGGCCGCTGCTCCTGCTCGCGGCTGCCTGCTCCGGGATCCTGGTCGCCCTGTACTCGGCGGTGGAGTTGCACTTGGGGCCCCGCACCGGAGCCAG GAACACCACGTCATCGTCGCGAGCTTTCTTTGGACCCAAGGCATCGAATTCTAGGACAAGAAAG AACCTGCTCTGTCAACATGCACTTTCCCTCGCCGTTCAGCGGCACCCTCGCTTCCAGAATCTGTTTAACCTCTCCACTCCAGTGCTGCTGTCAGGGGACCTCTTCAGCCAGCAGCTCTGGGACAGCCTGAGCCAGCACAAAGCCCCCTACGGCTGGCAGGGGCTCTCCCACCAAG CCATCACCTCCACCCTCAGCCTCCTGAACGGCTCGGAGAGCGCAAGGCTGTTCGCCGTCTCTAGGGAGCTGCTTCCTGGCTGCATCCGGTGTGCCGTGGTGGGTAACGGAGGCATTCTGAATGGCTCCCGCCAGGGTCAGAACATTGATGCCCATGACTACGTGTTCAG ACTCAATGGTGCCGTGATCAAAGGCTTCGAGAATGACGTGGGCACCAAGATCTCCTTCTACGGTTTCACCGTGAACACAATGAAGAACTCCCTCATCTCCTACTCGAACGTGGGCTTCACCTCTGTGCCGCAGGGACAG CACCTGCGCTATATCTTCATCCCCTCGGACATCCGTGACTACATGATGCTGAGATCCGCCATCCTGGGTGTGCCTGTCCCGGAGGGCACCGATAAAGGAGACAG GCCTCAGACCTATTTTGGACCGGACTCCTCTGCCAGCAAATTCAAGCTACTCCATCCAGACTTCATCAGCTACCTGAGAGAGAG GTTTTTGAAATCAAAGTTGATTAACACAAAATTTGGAGACCTATACATGCCTAGTACTGGGGCCCTCATGTTGCTGACAGCTTTGCATACTTGTGACCAG GTTAGCGCCTACGGATTCATCACCAGCAACTACCAGAAATTTTCTGACCACTATTTCGATCGAATGAAGAAGCCACTGATATTCTACGCAAACCACGACCTGTCCCTGGAAGCCACCCTTTGGAGGGACCTGCACAAGGCTGGCATCCTTTGGTTGTACCAGCGGTGA
- the ST6GALNAC2 gene encoding alpha-N-acetylgalactosaminide alpha-2,6-sialyltransferase 2 isoform X1 → MGLQRGRLFWPLLLLAAACSGILVALYSAVELHLGPRTGARNTTSSSRAFFGPKASNSRTRKNLLCQHALSLAVQRHPRFQNLFNLSTPVLLSGDLFSQQLWDSLSQHKAPYGWQGLSHQAITSTLSLLNGSESARLFAVSRELLPGCIRCAVVGNGGILNGSRQGQNIDAHDYVFRLNGAVIKGFENDVGTKISFYGFTVNTMKNSLISYSNVGFTSVPQGQHLRYIFIPSDIRDYMMLRSAILGVPVPEGTDKGDSPAPTGPSTATAPAPFTSPRSTTALAAPFTSIVGPRPQTYFGPDSSASKFKLLHPDFISYLRERFLKSKLINTKFGDLYMPSTGALMLLTALHTCDQVSAYGFITSNYQKFSDHYFDRMKKPLIFYANHDLSLEATLWRDLHKAGILWLYQR, encoded by the exons ATGGGGCTCCAGCGTGGCCGGCTCTTCTGGCCGCTGCTCCTGCTCGCGGCTGCCTGCTCCGGGATCCTGGTCGCCCTGTACTCGGCGGTGGAGTTGCACTTGGGGCCCCGCACCGGAGCCAG GAACACCACGTCATCGTCGCGAGCTTTCTTTGGACCCAAGGCATCGAATTCTAGGACAAGAAAG AACCTGCTCTGTCAACATGCACTTTCCCTCGCCGTTCAGCGGCACCCTCGCTTCCAGAATCTGTTTAACCTCTCCACTCCAGTGCTGCTGTCAGGGGACCTCTTCAGCCAGCAGCTCTGGGACAGCCTGAGCCAGCACAAAGCCCCCTACGGCTGGCAGGGGCTCTCCCACCAAG CCATCACCTCCACCCTCAGCCTCCTGAACGGCTCGGAGAGCGCAAGGCTGTTCGCCGTCTCTAGGGAGCTGCTTCCTGGCTGCATCCGGTGTGCCGTGGTGGGTAACGGAGGCATTCTGAATGGCTCCCGCCAGGGTCAGAACATTGATGCCCATGACTACGTGTTCAG ACTCAATGGTGCCGTGATCAAAGGCTTCGAGAATGACGTGGGCACCAAGATCTCCTTCTACGGTTTCACCGTGAACACAATGAAGAACTCCCTCATCTCCTACTCGAACGTGGGCTTCACCTCTGTGCCGCAGGGACAG CACCTGCGCTATATCTTCATCCCCTCGGACATCCGTGACTACATGATGCTGAGATCCGCCATCCTGGGTGTGCCTGTCCCGGAGGGCACCGATAAAGGAGACAG CCCCGCCCCTACCGGTCCATCCACCGCCACCGCCCCAGCGCCTTTCACCTCTCCTCGCTCCACGACGGCTCTGGCCGCTCCGTTCACTTCTATCGTGGGTCCTAGGCCTCAGACCTATTTTGGACCGGACTCCTCTGCCAGCAAATTCAAGCTACTCCATCCAGACTTCATCAGCTACCTGAGAGAGAG GTTTTTGAAATCAAAGTTGATTAACACAAAATTTGGAGACCTATACATGCCTAGTACTGGGGCCCTCATGTTGCTGACAGCTTTGCATACTTGTGACCAG GTTAGCGCCTACGGATTCATCACCAGCAACTACCAGAAATTTTCTGACCACTATTTCGATCGAATGAAGAAGCCACTGATATTCTACGCAAACCACGACCTGTCCCTGGAAGCCACCCTTTGGAGGGACCTGCACAAGGCTGGCATCCTTTGGTTGTACCAGCGGTGA